The following proteins are co-located in the Theropithecus gelada isolate Dixy chromosome 19, Tgel_1.0, whole genome shotgun sequence genome:
- the LOC112613568 gene encoding olfactory receptor 1M1: MEPRNQTSASPFILLGLSEKPEQETLLFSLFLCVYLATVVGNLLIILAISVDSHLHTPMYFFLANLSLVDFCLATNTIPKMLVSLQTRSKAISYPCCLTQMYFFHFFGIVDSIIIAVMAYDRFVAICHPLHYASIMSPRLCGLLVGAPWAFSCFISLTHILLMARLVFCGSHEVPHYFCDLTPILRLSCTDTSVNRIFILIVAGMVIATPFICILASYARILAAIMKVPSAGGRKKAFSTCSSHLSVVALFYGTTIGVYLCPSSVRTAVKEKASAVMYTAVTPMLNPFIYSLRNRDLKGALRKLVNRKFTSSS, encoded by the coding sequence ATGGAGCCAAGAAACCAAACCAGTGCATCTCCATTCATCCTCCTGGGACTCTCAGAAAAGCCGGAGCAGGAGAcgcttctcttttctctgttcctCTGTGTGTACCTGGCCACTGTCGTGGGGAACCTGCTCATCATCCTGGCCATCAGCGTAGACTCTCACCTCCACACCCCCATGTACTTCTTCCTGGCCAACCTGTCCCTGGTTGATTTCTGTCTGGCCACCAACACCATCCCCAAGATGCTGGTGAGCCTTCAAACCAGGAGCAAGGCCATCTCTTATCCCTGCTGCCTGACCCAGATGTACTTCTTCCATTTCTTCGGCATCGTGGACAGCATCATAATCGCCGTGATGGCTTATGACCGGTTCGTGGCCATCTGCCACCCGTTGCACTACGCCTCGATCATGAGCCCACGCCTCTGTGGTCTGCTGGTCGGCGCCCCCTGGGCGTTTTCCTGCTTCATCTCTCTCACCCACATCCTCCTGATGGCCCGCCTCGTTTTCTGCGGCAGCCACGAGGTGCCTCACTACTTCTGCGACCTCACTCCCATCCTCCGACTTTCGTGCACAGACACATCAGTGAACAggatcttcatcctcattgtggCAGGGATGGTGATAGCCACGCCCTTCATCTGCATCCTGGCTTCCTATGCTCGCATCCTTGCGGCCATCATGAAGGTCCCCTCGGCAGGCGGCAGGAAGAAAGCCTTCTCCACCTGCAGCTCCCACCTGTCTGTGGTTGCTCTCTTCTATGGGACCACCATTGGTGTCTATCTGTGTCCCTCCTCGGTCCGCACGGCTGTGAAGGAGAAAGCTTCTGCCGTGATGTACACAGCAGTCACCCCCATGCTGAACCCCTTCATCTACAGCTTGAGGAACAGAGACCTGAAAGGCGCTCTCAGGAAGCTGGTCAATAGAAAGTTCACCTCGTCTTCCTGA